The Thermoplasma acidophilum DSM 1728 genome includes a window with the following:
- the eno gene encoding phosphopyruvate hydratase encodes MELPIEEIKVRKVLDSRGNFTVEADVTVPNGFGRTSAPAGASTGETEVIAFSKSGIDASIQFFESKVKRSLIGFNALDQSGFDKLLTDIDGSGNFSNLGGNLATALSMSVAKAAAQSLGIPLYRYVGGIRSTIPRPMGNVIGGGKHARNGTSIQEFLVSAQGSTFLESAYINVLVHRRIGDMLSDKFKDISIGVGDERTWSVNLSDEEAFEILNEAVKEISSEKKVKIYTGVDFAADSLYENGKYVYKHTTKSRDEQIDYAISISKDFGVYYIEDPMYDTDFDGFAEITARIGDRSLIVGDDLYTTNPDRIRKGVEKKSTNAVLIKVNQIGTLSAAREAVAVATFAGMKNIVSHRSGETTDDFLAHLSVAFGSTFVKTGVIGGERVAKLNEIARIEECLTS; translated from the coding sequence GGGGAAATTTTACCGTGGAGGCCGACGTCACGGTTCCGAATGGTTTTGGAAGGACCTCTGCGCCAGCTGGAGCGAGTACAGGGGAAACAGAAGTTATAGCCTTTTCCAAATCCGGAATCGACGCATCGATACAGTTCTTCGAATCTAAGGTGAAGAGATCACTTATAGGATTCAACGCACTGGATCAGAGCGGCTTCGACAAGCTTCTCACCGATATAGACGGATCGGGCAACTTCTCCAATCTCGGAGGAAATCTAGCAACCGCCTTATCCATGTCAGTAGCCAAGGCAGCAGCACAGAGCCTTGGAATACCACTTTACAGATACGTCGGAGGAATCAGATCAACCATACCCAGGCCGATGGGCAACGTCATAGGCGGCGGAAAGCATGCAAGAAATGGCACATCGATACAGGAATTTCTCGTATCCGCTCAGGGCAGCACATTCCTTGAGTCAGCGTACATAAACGTGCTAGTGCACAGGCGCATCGGCGACATGCTTTCCGACAAATTCAAAGACATAAGCATAGGCGTCGGCGACGAGAGGACATGGAGCGTTAACCTCAGCGATGAGGAGGCTTTCGAGATACTGAACGAGGCGGTCAAGGAGATTTCGTCCGAGAAGAAGGTTAAGATATACACAGGTGTTGACTTTGCAGCAGATTCCCTGTACGAGAATGGAAAATACGTGTACAAACACACAACGAAGAGCAGGGATGAACAGATAGATTATGCCATATCGATATCGAAAGACTTCGGTGTCTACTATATCGAGGATCCCATGTACGATACTGATTTCGACGGCTTCGCGGAGATAACGGCAAGAATAGGGGATAGGAGCCTCATCGTGGGCGACGATCTGTATACAACAAATCCGGACAGGATAAGAAAGGGTGTGGAGAAGAAATCCACCAACGCTGTGCTCATAAAGGTGAACCAGATCGGTACTCTAAGCGCAGCCAGGGAAGCCGTGGCCGTTGCCACATTTGCCGGAATGAAAAATATAGTGAGCCACAGATCTGGAGAAACCACCGATGATTTCCTCGCGCACCTTTCAGTGGCCTTCGGATCCACGTTCGTCAAGACTGGAGTGATAGGCGGAGAACGTGTTGCAAAGCTGAACGAGATAGCGAGGATAGAAGAATGCTTAACATCATAG
- the dph5 gene encoding diphthine synthase yields MLNIIGVGLRGTGSITFDEFDALRTSDFVYADMYTSIGQPGLIRKISAMIDRDILPLTRDEIENGSILPQAASKNVSLIVVGDPLMATTHNELRYEAMNQGIGVRIFENASILNAAIGKAGLMVYKVAPPVSLPRISEKFFPLSVIDKIKRNADLGLHTPVLIDLEDQENIPLHDALASLLEMERRREYSGIIREICVLSRISFPDEKILFGRIEDMMQQEVNSPYMMFILSKLDDNERRFLSLFSESVSKVSDARS; encoded by the coding sequence ATGCTTAACATCATAGGAGTTGGACTTCGAGGGACTGGCAGTATAACATTTGATGAATTCGATGCGCTGCGCACCAGTGATTTCGTGTACGCCGATATGTACACGTCCATAGGGCAGCCCGGGCTAATAAGAAAGATCAGCGCCATGATCGACAGGGACATCTTACCGCTCACAAGGGATGAGATAGAGAATGGATCGATACTTCCACAGGCTGCATCGAAAAATGTAAGCCTTATCGTTGTAGGCGATCCATTGATGGCCACCACGCACAACGAACTCAGGTACGAGGCCATGAACCAGGGGATTGGCGTTCGGATCTTCGAGAATGCGTCCATACTGAATGCCGCAATAGGAAAGGCAGGCCTCATGGTTTACAAGGTTGCGCCTCCCGTCTCCCTGCCCAGGATATCCGAGAAATTTTTCCCGCTCAGTGTCATAGACAAGATAAAGAGGAACGCTGACCTCGGATTACATACACCCGTGCTCATAGATCTTGAAGATCAGGAAAACATACCTCTGCACGATGCGCTTGCATCGCTCTTGGAGATGGAGAGAAGAAGGGAATACAGCGGAATCATCAGAGAAATATGCGTACTCTCCCGCATTTCCTTCCCAGATGAGAAGATACTGTTCGGAAGGATCGAGGACATGATGCAGCAGGAAGTCAACTCGCCCTACATGATGTTTATACTATCGAAACTCGACGACAACGAGAGGAGGTTTCTGTCTCTATTTTCCGAATCCGTTTCCAAAGTAAGCGATGCCAGATCCTGA
- a CDS encoding Rieske (2Fe-2S) protein: MVYRKVTISTKVFENTNAIVAWVSGRPVLLSKYEGKYYAMDAVCGHMGCAILDKVEGKEAVCPAHRARYDVTTGKKTADAVIRPEVKCEYNEASDTLKVYPVRENNGFLEVDMP, from the coding sequence ATGGTCTACAGAAAGGTAACAATTTCGACAAAGGTTTTTGAAAACACGAACGCCATCGTCGCATGGGTTTCGGGAAGGCCGGTTCTTCTATCCAAGTATGAAGGGAAGTACTATGCAATGGATGCCGTCTGCGGCCACATGGGCTGCGCAATTCTCGATAAAGTTGAAGGTAAGGAGGCCGTCTGCCCTGCACACAGGGCAAGATACGATGTAACAACCGGCAAGAAGACTGCGGATGCCGTCATAAGGCCTGAGGTAAAATGCGAATACAACGAAGCCAGTGACACGCTAAAAGTGTACCCAGTGCGTGAAAACAATGGGTTTTTAGAGGTTGATATGCCGTGA